In the Thauera sedimentorum genome, one interval contains:
- a CDS encoding DUF2818 family protein has translation MSQDAGIYILLALAFVAANLPFLFERILFVLRPAGGSKGFAWRLLELLLLYVAVGLLAQVLETRGHGGAYPQNWEFYATTLSLFVVFAFPGFVYRYLWHGAKRRDAAAQA, from the coding sequence ATGAGCCAGGACGCAGGCATCTACATTCTTCTCGCACTGGCCTTCGTGGCCGCCAACCTGCCGTTCCTGTTCGAACGCATCCTCTTCGTCCTGCGTCCGGCGGGCGGCAGCAAGGGCTTCGCCTGGCGCCTGCTCGAACTGCTGCTGCTGTATGTGGCGGTCGGGTTGCTGGCCCAGGTGCTCGAGACGCGCGGTCACGGCGGCGCCTATCCGCAGAACTGGGAGTTCTACGCCACCACGCTGAGCCTCTTCGTGGTGTTCGCCTTCCCCGGTTTCGTCTATCGCTATCTCTGGCACGGCGCCAAGCGCCGTGACGCCGCGGCGCAGGCATGA
- the nuoN gene encoding NADH-quinone oxidoreductase subunit NuoN: protein MNFVVPDFYPAAAEIFVAVMALVIMLAGAFARSVRWLAYAMSQATLLGAAFITIFTMTGEVNYTFSGMFVSDLFGDFLKLLVYFSVAIALLYSRGYLADRKMDRPEYYLLAVLMTLGMMVMITANHMLTLYIGLEMMSLALYAMVAFDRDSARSTEAAMKYFVLGALASGLLLYGMSMVYGATGSLDFGSVHEALYYQSANRTVLLFGLVFLVAGIAFKLGVVPFHMWVPDVYQGAPTAVTLLIATAPKLAAFAMAMRLLVFGLFELVEQWQAMLMFLAVLSIILGNLAAIAQTNIKRMLAYSGISHMGFMLLGLLAGVVDGDRHYAFGAYSSAMFYAVSYVIMSLASFGMVLLLSRAGFEAENIEDFKGLNKRSPWFAAMMMIIMFSMAGIPFFIGFFAKLAVLQSVVAAGYIWLAVLAVLMSVIGAFYYLRVVKVMYFDEPVDTAPIHAPADVRVLLSVNGLSIAALGLMPQGLMYLCGIALLASLV from the coding sequence ATGAATTTCGTAGTCCCCGACTTCTACCCCGCAGCGGCCGAGATCTTCGTCGCCGTCATGGCCCTCGTGATCATGCTTGCAGGCGCCTTCGCCCGCAGCGTGCGCTGGCTTGCCTATGCGATGAGCCAGGCCACCTTGCTCGGCGCGGCCTTCATTACCATCTTCACGATGACCGGCGAGGTGAACTACACCTTCAGCGGCATGTTCGTCAGCGACCTGTTCGGCGACTTCCTCAAGCTGCTGGTGTATTTCTCGGTGGCCATCGCGCTGCTCTACAGCCGCGGCTACCTGGCCGACCGCAAGATGGACCGCCCGGAGTACTACCTGCTGGCGGTGCTGATGACCCTGGGCATGATGGTGATGATTACCGCCAACCACATGCTCACGCTGTACATAGGCCTGGAGATGATGTCGCTGGCGCTCTACGCGATGGTCGCCTTCGACCGCGACTCGGCGCGTTCAACCGAGGCGGCGATGAAGTACTTCGTGCTTGGCGCGCTGGCCTCCGGCCTGCTGCTCTACGGCATGTCGATGGTGTACGGCGCGACCGGCTCGCTGGACTTCGGCAGCGTGCATGAAGCGCTCTACTACCAGTCGGCCAACCGTACCGTGCTGCTGTTCGGCCTGGTCTTCCTGGTCGCCGGCATCGCCTTCAAGCTGGGCGTGGTGCCGTTCCACATGTGGGTGCCCGACGTCTATCAGGGCGCGCCCACTGCCGTCACCCTGCTGATCGCCACCGCGCCCAAGCTGGCCGCCTTCGCGATGGCCATGCGCCTGCTGGTGTTCGGCCTGTTCGAGCTGGTGGAGCAGTGGCAGGCGATGCTGATGTTCCTCGCCGTGCTGTCGATCATCCTCGGCAACCTGGCGGCGATCGCGCAGACCAACATCAAGCGCATGCTGGCCTACTCGGGCATCTCGCACATGGGCTTCATGCTGCTGGGTCTGCTCGCCGGCGTGGTCGACGGCGACCGCCACTACGCCTTCGGCGCCTACAGCTCGGCGATGTTCTACGCGGTGTCCTACGTGATCATGAGCCTGGCCTCCTTCGGCATGGTGCTGCTGCTGTCGCGCGCCGGCTTCGAGGCGGAGAACATCGAGGACTTCAAGGGTCTCAACAAGCGCAGCCCGTGGTTCGCGGCGATGATGATGATCATCATGTTCTCGATGGCCGGCATCCCGTTCTTCATCGGCTTCTTCGCCAAGCTCGCGGTGCTGCAGTCGGTGGTTGCCGCCGGCTACATCTGGCTTGCGGTGCTGGCGGTGCTCATGTCGGTGATCGGCGCCTTCTACTACCTGCGCGTGGTCAAGGTGATGTACTTCGACGAGCCGGTCGATACCGCGCCCATCCACGCCCCGGCCGACGTGCGCGTGCTGCTGTCGGTGAATGGCCTGTCGATCGCCGCGCTCGGCCTGATGCCGCAGGGGCTGATGTACCTGTGCGGCATCGCCCTGCTGGCCTCGCTGGTCTGA
- a CDS encoding HIT family protein: MPMFVDNSPPGQCIFCRLIAGEIPSARVYEDELTVAFMDIGQCNPGHVLVAVKRHAATLFDLTDEEAAAAMRSARRVALAVREAFDPRGLTLLQANGREGDQTVFHFHMHVVPRHGDDGIALSWPRKDPAFEVLQGYAERIRAALA, encoded by the coding sequence ATGCCAATGTTTGTCGACAACTCGCCCCCGGGCCAGTGCATCTTCTGTCGCCTGATCGCGGGCGAGATCCCCTCCGCGCGCGTCTATGAGGACGAGCTCACCGTCGCCTTCATGGACATCGGCCAGTGCAATCCTGGGCACGTGCTGGTCGCGGTCAAGCGTCATGCCGCGACCCTGTTCGATCTCACCGACGAGGAGGCCGCCGCGGCGATGCGCAGCGCACGACGGGTTGCGCTGGCAGTACGCGAGGCCTTCGACCCGCGCGGGCTCACCCTGCTGCAGGCCAATGGCCGCGAGGGCGACCAGACGGTGTTCCACTTCCACATGCACGTCGTGCCGCGGCACGGCGACGACGGCATCGCGCTGTCGTGGCCGCGCAAGGATCCCGCCTTCGAGGTGCTGCAGGGCTACGCCGAGCGCATCCGCGCGGCGCTCGCCTAG
- a CDS encoding class I SAM-dependent methyltransferase — translation MAGDAQAVASSRHACPLCGGGAVRALASVGGQDYLRCEICAVSYLDPAQRLALAAERAFYDTHRNATDDPGYRRFLARLADPLMARLPAGSEGLDYGCGPAPALAALLEEGGHRVACYDPYYRPQAELLERRYDFVTCTEVAEHFHDPATEFARLAGLLRPGGWLAVMTCFQTDDARFANWHYRRDPTHVVFYREASFAWLAAHLGFTLDVPAKDVALLRRPM, via the coding sequence TTGGCCGGTGATGCTCAGGCGGTGGCGTCGAGCCGGCACGCCTGTCCGCTGTGCGGCGGCGGCGCGGTGCGCGCGCTGGCGTCGGTGGGGGGTCAGGATTACCTGCGCTGCGAGATCTGCGCGGTCAGCTACCTCGATCCCGCGCAGCGCCTGGCGCTGGCCGCCGAGCGCGCCTTCTACGACACCCACCGCAATGCGACCGACGATCCCGGCTACCGGCGTTTTCTCGCGCGTCTTGCGGACCCGCTGATGGCGCGCCTGCCCGCGGGCAGCGAGGGCCTGGACTACGGCTGCGGCCCGGCGCCGGCGCTTGCCGCGCTGCTGGAGGAGGGCGGCCACCGCGTCGCCTGCTACGACCCTTACTACCGTCCGCAGGCCGAGCTGCTGGAGCGGCGCTACGACTTCGTTACCTGCACCGAGGTCGCCGAGCATTTCCACGATCCGGCCACCGAGTTCGCGCGTCTGGCCGGCCTCTTGCGCCCCGGCGGCTGGCTCGCGGTGATGACCTGCTTCCAGACCGACGACGCGCGCTTCGCCAACTGGCACTACCGGCGCGACCCGACGCACGTGGTGTTCTATCGCGAAGCCAGCTTCGCCTGGCTGGCCGCGCATCTGGGCTTCACGCTGGACGTGCCGGCGAAGGACGTGGCGCTGCTGCGCCGGCCGATGTGA
- a CDS encoding NADH-quinone oxidoreductase subunit M translates to MTGMPLLSLAIWIPILGGLLVLATGSDRNAPLARALALLTAVAGFAVTIPLYTGFDTTTAAMQFVEISPWIRPFNINYHLGVDGISVLFVLLNAFITIIVVVAGWEVIREKVAQYMAAFLIMSGLMNGIFSALDGVLFYVFFEASLIPLYLVIGIWGGANRVYAAIKFFLYTLAGSLLMLVALLYLFMQAGGSFAILDWHQLPIPMGAQTLIFFAFLVAFAVKVPMWPVHTWLPDAHVEAPTGGSVVLAAIALKLGAYGFLRFSLPIVPDAANEYASLIIALSLVAVVYIGFVALVQTDMKKLVAYSSIAHMGFVTLGFFMFNQLGIEGALVQMISHGFVSGAMFLCIGVLYDRMHSRNIADYGGVVNKMPKFAAFFMLFAMANAGLPGTSGFVGEFMVVLGAVDFNFWVAFLAATTLILGAAYTLWMYKRVMFGDVANDHVAELEDLNAREFAFLAVLAICVLAMGLYPFPFTEVMHASVDELLRHVAVSKL, encoded by the coding sequence ATGACGGGTATGCCTCTCCTCAGCCTCGCGATCTGGATTCCGATCCTCGGAGGTTTGCTGGTGCTCGCCACCGGCTCGGATCGCAACGCGCCGCTGGCGCGCGCCCTGGCCCTGCTGACTGCAGTGGCCGGGTTCGCGGTGACCATCCCGCTCTACACCGGCTTCGACACCACGACTGCTGCGATGCAGTTTGTCGAGATCTCGCCGTGGATCCGCCCGTTCAACATCAACTACCACCTGGGTGTCGATGGCATCTCGGTGCTGTTCGTGCTGCTCAACGCCTTCATCACCATCATCGTGGTGGTCGCCGGCTGGGAGGTGATCCGCGAGAAGGTCGCGCAGTACATGGCCGCCTTCCTGATCATGTCCGGCCTGATGAACGGCATCTTCTCCGCGCTCGACGGCGTGCTGTTCTACGTGTTCTTCGAAGCCTCGCTGATCCCGCTCTACCTGGTGATCGGCATCTGGGGCGGCGCCAACCGGGTGTATGCGGCGATCAAGTTCTTCCTCTACACCCTGGCGGGTTCCCTGCTGATGCTGGTCGCGCTGCTCTACCTGTTCATGCAGGCCGGCGGCAGCTTCGCGATCCTCGACTGGCACCAGCTGCCGATCCCGATGGGCGCGCAGACCCTGATCTTCTTCGCCTTCCTGGTCGCCTTCGCGGTCAAGGTGCCGATGTGGCCGGTGCATACCTGGCTGCCGGACGCCCACGTCGAGGCACCCACCGGCGGTTCGGTGGTGCTGGCGGCGATCGCCCTGAAGCTGGGTGCCTACGGTTTCCTGCGCTTCTCGCTGCCCATCGTGCCGGACGCAGCCAATGAGTACGCCTCGCTGATCATCGCGCTGTCGCTGGTGGCGGTGGTGTACATCGGCTTCGTCGCCCTGGTGCAGACCGACATGAAGAAGCTGGTGGCCTATTCGTCGATCGCCCACATGGGTTTCGTCACCCTGGGCTTCTTCATGTTCAACCAGCTGGGCATCGAAGGCGCGCTGGTTCAGATGATCTCCCACGGTTTCGTGTCGGGCGCCATGTTCCTGTGCATCGGCGTGCTCTACGACCGCATGCACTCGCGCAACATCGCCGACTACGGCGGCGTGGTGAACAAGATGCCCAAGTTCGCCGCCTTCTTCATGCTGTTCGCCATGGCCAACGCCGGCCTGCCGGGCACCAGCGGCTTCGTCGGCGAGTTCATGGTCGTGCTCGGCGCGGTGGACTTCAACTTCTGGGTGGCCTTCCTGGCCGCCACCACCCTGATCCTCGGCGCCGCCTACACGCTGTGGATGTACAAGCGGGTGATGTTCGGCGACGTCGCCAACGACCATGTCGCCGAGCTCGAAGACCTCAATGCGCGGGAGTTCGCCTTCCTCGCGGTCCTTGCCATCTGCGTGCTGGCGATGGGCCTCTATCCCTTCCCGTTCACCGAGGTGATGCATGCCTCGGTCGATGAACTCCTGCGGCACGTTGCCGTGAGCAAGCTCTGA
- a CDS encoding NUDIX domain-containing protein — MSDRGQRDPLEEVELTSEMVFDGCLLKVRRDTVGLPDGKEGVREYVRHPGAVAIVAVLPDGGLIFERQYRYPLRRAFVEVPAGKIDPGEDILACAIRELREEAGYEAADWRHLGVMHPCIGYADERIELFLARELRHVGNALDEGEFLELLTLSPDEAEAAVHDGRITDGKTIAALFRALPLLRG, encoded by the coding sequence ATGAGCGACCGCGGGCAACGCGACCCGCTGGAGGAGGTCGAACTGACCTCCGAAATGGTGTTCGACGGCTGCCTGCTCAAGGTGCGCCGCGACACGGTGGGTCTGCCGGACGGCAAGGAGGGCGTACGCGAGTACGTCCGCCACCCCGGTGCGGTGGCCATCGTCGCGGTGCTGCCCGACGGCGGGCTGATCTTCGAGCGCCAGTACCGCTACCCGCTGCGCCGGGCCTTCGTCGAGGTGCCTGCAGGCAAGATCGACCCGGGCGAGGACATCCTCGCCTGCGCGATCCGCGAACTGCGTGAGGAGGCCGGCTACGAGGCCGCCGACTGGCGGCACCTGGGCGTGATGCACCCGTGCATCGGCTACGCCGACGAGCGGATCGAACTCTTCCTGGCCCGCGAGCTGCGGCATGTGGGCAATGCGCTCGACGAGGGCGAGTTCCTCGAACTCCTGACGCTCTCACCGGATGAGGCCGAAGCCGCGGTGCACGACGGCCGCATCACCGACGGCAAGACCATCGCCGCGCTGTTCCGCGCGCTGCCCCTGCTGCGCGGCTGA